The Budorcas taxicolor isolate Tak-1 chromosome 25, Takin1.1, whole genome shotgun sequence genome includes a region encoding these proteins:
- the SYT8 gene encoding synaptotagmin-8, translated as MGHPPDTHSVRTPAGTTAAPGLTPDLTTPIPWLRWALVAAAVVAGILLASCLLCTVRCCHRGRRRKRPRDKEAVVPGTAELTTTTHLVQPELGNVASGPGGAQQWGRLQLSLEYNSGSQEIRVGLKQAADLRPRAPGGTADPYARLSLSPDAGRVHETKVRRGTLCPVFEETCSFHVLPAELPRTTLRVLLRDHRRLSQHRPMGVLSLPLGSVDLQHVLELWHPLGPPAAAEPEQTEELCFSLRYVPGSGRLTVVVLEARGLSPALADPYVKIQLMLNQRKWKRRKTSARKGTATPYFNEGFTFLVPFSQIQSVDLVLAVWARGPQLRAEPVGKVLLGARASGQPLQHWADMLAQARRPVAQWHRLQPAREVDQALALQGSPEPGPPRAHCPRARGNKRLPSTVCPS; from the exons ATGGGGCACCCTCCAGACACCCACAGTGTCCGCACCCCAGCGGGCACCACAGCCGCTCCTGGGCTCACACCGGACctcaccacccccatcccct GGCTCCGCTGGGCACTCGTGGCCGCCGCCGTGGTAGCGGGCATCCTCCTCGCTTCCTGCCTGCTCTGCACCGTCCGCTGCTGCCACCGTGGGCGCCGCAGGAAGAGGCCCAGAGACAAGGAGGCTGTGGTCCCAGGCACCGCCGagctcaccaccaccacccacctg GTGCAGCCGGAGTTGGGTAACGTGGCATCTGGACCTGGAGGGGCCCAGCAGTGGGGACGCCTGCAGCTGTCCCTGGAGTACAACTCTGGAAGCCAGGAG ATCAGGGTGGGCCTCAAGCAGGCCGCGGACCTGAGGCCCAGGGCCCCGGGCGGCACGGCGGACCCCTACGCCCGCCTGAGCCTGTCCCCAGACGCCGGGCGCGTGCACGAGACGAAGGTGCGTCGTGGCACGCTGTGCCCCGTGTTCGAGGAGACCTGCTCCTTCCAC GTGCTGCCTGCGGAGCTGCCCAGGACCACCCTGCGCGTGCTGCTCCGGGACCACAGGCGCCTCTCCCAGCACCGACCGATGGGCGTGCTCAGCCTGCCGCTGGGCTCCGTGGACCTCCAGCACGTGCTGGAGCTCTGGCACCCGCTGGGCCCGCCCGCCGCGGCCGAG CCTGAGCAGACGGAGGAGCTCTGCTTCTCGCTCCGCTACGTGCCCGGCTCGGGCCGGCTGACCGTGGTCGTGCTGGAGGCCCGAGGCCTGAGCCCGGCGCTGGCAG ACCCCTATGTGAAGATCCAGCTCATGCTGAACCAGAGGaagtggaaaaggagaaagaCGTCGGCTAGGAAGGGCACGGCCACCCCTTACTTCAACGAGGGCTTCACCTTCCTCGTGCCCTTCAGCCAGATCCAG AGCGTGGATCTGGTGCTGGCCGTCTGGGCCCGGGGCCCACAGCTGCGGGCCGAGCCTGTCGGCAAGGTGCTGCTGGGCGCCCGGGCCTCTGGACAGCCTCTCCAGCACTGGGCGGACATGCTGGCCCAGGCCCGGCGGCCCGTCGCCCAGTGGCACCGCCTGCAGCCAGCCAGGGAGGTGGACCAGGCCCTGGCCTTGCAGGGCAGCCCTGAGCCTGGGCCTCCCCGTGCGCATTGCCCCAGGGCCCGCGGTAATAAACGCCTCCCCTCCACCGTGTGTCCTTCCTGA
- the TNNI2 gene encoding troponin I, fast skeletal muscle — MGDEEKRNRAITARRQHLKSVMLQIAATELEKEEGRREAEKQNYLSEHCPPLHLPGSMSEVQELCRHLHAKIDAAEEEKYDMEVRVQKSTKELEDMNQKLFDLRGKFKRPPLRRVRMSADAMLKALLGSKHKVCMDLRANLKQVKKEDTEKERDLRDVGDWRKNIEEKSGMEGRKKMFETES; from the exons ATGGGGGA TGAGGAG AAACGCAACAGGGCCATCACGGCCCGCAGGCAGCACCTGAAG agcgTCATGCTGCAGATTGCGGCCACTgagctggagaaggaggagggccGCCGGGAGGCGGAGAAGCAGAACTACCTGTCGGAACACTGCCCGCCATTGCACCTGCCCGGCTCCATGTCTGAAGTGCAG GAGCTCTGCAGGCACCTGCACGCCAAGATCGACGCGGCCGAGGAGGAGAAGTATGACATGGAAGTGAGGGTGCAGAAGAGCACCAAGGAG CTGGAGGACATGAACCAGAAGCTGTTCGACCTGAGGGGCAAGTTCAAGCGGCCCCCGCTGCGCCGCGTGCGCATGTCGGCCGACGCCATGCTGAAGGCGCTGCTGGGCTCCAAGCACAAGGTGTGCATGGACCTGCGGGCCAACCTCAAGCAGGTCAAGAAGGAGGACACCGAGAAG GAGCGCGACCTGCGTGATGTGGGCGACTGGAGGAAGAACATCGAGGAGAAGTCAGGCATGGAGGGCCGCAAGAAGATGTTCGAGACCGAGTCCTAG